The following is a genomic window from Aphis gossypii isolate Hap1 chromosome X, ASM2018417v2, whole genome shotgun sequence.
tcacaatttaataaattataaattagggAATGTTAAATATGGGCTTGGTAATTGAAAGTTTTGGCCAATTATCTTCAAATAGGTCAATtgatacctatacttataatctaaacaatttttatattatttgtgtggACGTATGGTAGGTACATCctagtaggtactaggtataacatttatttagatctgcattaaatgtaatatttgaaatgtagGTACCATTGTACAACActtatcgtataataaaatagtatgaaCTCGACTATTTTTAAGaaagacaatttattatttgaaatgtgGTAGAATGAggtgtataatactatttatatattatttattatggattaggtatgattataaaattattccaaactgtggttttcaaaaatatgggAAATTGTGCTGAGCCCCATTTTATCCGAAATCGAAGTTATacacagtaaaatattaatgtcgtCAACATGTATAGGGTATATGTAGTCTAGTTAACGAAATTAGATCAGTGGTAGTCGGAGCATCGGTCAGTATTCAGGAcagataattgttatattaatgatatgtatgtgtgtgttcaAAATGCTATTAAGAAAATGTGGACGAATTGGTAGGCACCGAGTATAAATCGGTATATTATTACTCtgtggtataaattatttatggttaaatagcaaaatataggtaggttataCTCTTTTGTAAAACATACATTACAAACTGATCCTACGGCCTACACATTAAGATGTATCCGGTTTGGCTGCCAGTCacagaaattcaaaatttaaaaaaaaacaaatgtatgataaaatatattatgttacttataAATGGCATTATAATAACTGACGCCACGCAGAACACAGTTTGTTTTATTCGACAtagtaaaatgtgtttttgatATAGAATTTCAGACGCTTCGTGACAACAGAATATCcgctacctagtacctaccctTATCCTTTCGCacgaaagttttaaaaatcttttcaTAAAAACTTCATTATATTGGTGGTTAAATAATACGTCTGAATTCAAACATACTGGACCGGAATACGACAACTTCATTCAAATTCCCGTGAAAGGGAGAATCATTAATAACAATGACATATCTTGATGCTACCCATCTGccggtatattatatcgacATACCTATCCATCTAAGGGATTCACTAccgtgtatttaatttatatatttatttttttataatgaacgATAAGGTGcttgtataaaataggtaggtacagctatacatataatatattaatatgcacTTGACGTTGTACTACTAAAGGTTGGTACTGTATCATCTGCTtagaaaactagttttttgtgtgtgttcaagtaattaatttggtttatatgtatgttaaaCAGTGTAAGCAATAGGGTTGTCCCTTGAGGTacacaacatattattgaagtttcttcgcttaatttattgtttattcgaacgtgttattttctaatttttaaatatgaatttgatAAATTCTGGGCCATTCCATTGATACCAAGTGTGCTAACGTtttgtagtaatattttatgatttatattctcTAATGTCAAATGTTTTTGCTAGATCTAAATAAACAGTTGCacctttttttgttattttcgaatgaattataaatatagcttGATACTGTTGCAATTGCTTTATCAGTACTTTTACCAGGTATAAAACCGAATTGGGTGTATAATAGAAGACTATTAATTTCAAGGTAATGAAccaattctttttaaataattttcaaaagctttggcaatatttgatatttgtgaGATTGGgcgataattttcaatattagatTTGTTACCTTTTTTTGTGTATTGGGGTTATAACTGAAATTTATAGCATTCCGGAAAAGTAGATGTTGCTATAGCctaaagcaaaattaaaaatgtgtgatAATGGTTTAatcaatgaatatatatttaatttgagcATTCTTACTGAAATTCTATCTAATCCTGGAGAAGAATCATTTTAAAGCCTTTATTGCTTTTATGATTTcttcataattaattacgctaaattattaaatcatatatttgtaGTGTTTGAGGTTAGTTGTTtagtatatgtgtattatacattatgtatattttgtctttACGTTTTATTTGGTTATACATGTTTTATGCTGCATTTATAAAGTACTCGATAAAATAATTCGATATTTCTTTTGAATTATCTGTGGAGTGCAGTTTTTTaccaaatttgttattaagagTTTGAATAAAGGAATTTGTTTTAGAACGGTTAGtcgagtttttaataattttccagTTTAGTTTCTAGTCATTTCCGGCATTTCTAGttcagatttataatatttagttttagctTCTTTTATCGTGTTAGTTACACATCAATATTGAGCGTTAGATACAAACTCTGacacacacatttttttattatatatgaatatgactacttattattttctaatgaaaataaaacgctatattatactatgaattataaaattattaattatctatgactatatttattattattttacttaagttgccatgaaaataaaattttatatattgcgATATTTGTGTACCAACGACATAGTTACGTTTGCGATATTTTTACTGCGATAATATTGTTGCGATATTTTGAAGTGTATCTCTTgccatatacctataccttaACGAAAAACCGTGAGAAAACATCTCGCTTTTACATTCAACCTccttattatttgttgaagTGGTTTATCATGCTTACGTaccatcatttttaatttttttaaataattttcaagggAAAAGCAGCAATATTATCTAAAGGGctaatttttgacattttatgtcTTTGCTTTGGCACACATAATCGAAAACCGTTACGGAAGAGTGTTACGGTTACCCTGGTTATATGGTTACCTGGATATCGGTGGGTCACCGCTCCGGCAACAGCCCTGGTGGTGTACGGAGCTATTGTCTCTAAAAAAAGGATCTCCAAAGGATTAGGAGAGCTGGCCTCAAACGTACTAACTGACTGGCGTACAACTTTACACGCAACAGCTACCTGAATAGGATCAGATCCGCGGAGACTTGGCGCAACTTAGCGAGAAACTAGAATAAAAACACACAGGGCAAGGCCTTTAGCTGGGCAAAGAATGGCTGGAGGATACGAGTGGTCCACTTCGACTGTGACTCGCGCAAACGGCACCTCTACGAACACACTGAGTGGAATCTGGTACTTAGCACCTTCTTCTCGAGAGAGAAACGCCGGAGAGAGTTCATACCACATGGGCACATGGCCCGCTAAACGAACACGGTGGTACCGTGGATACAGACAGGGTAAGATCAGCCATCTTGAGAATGAACCCGGGGAAGTCTCTAGGCGCTGATGGGATAACAGCTGGATTGCTGAAGAAAGCGTTGCTGGTCCTCTAAGAAGAGATCGTAGGCCTGTTCTGAACATGCATTGAGGAGGCCATCTTTCCACAAACGTGGAAGGACACAAAACTAGTCGTGATACTCAAGACAGGCAAAACGGACATGTCTAAATAGTCGTATGGCTCACCGGCCTCATCGACATGATGAGCCTGCTACCTGCAATCGCTAAGGTATTGGAGATGTTGGTCATACAGGATCTGGAACGCGAGATAGAGCTCAAAAAATTCCCACAGCAGTACTGCTTCATACTCGGAAGATCCACAGTGTCTGCCATAAAAACGCCGTATGTTTGTACGGATTCCAACAATAGTCTTTGGGGTGTTCCTGGttagattaggttaggttcaCTGCAAACTATTAACATGGTTAGCGACTACTTTGGAGGACGCACAGTGAGCTTTACCCTAGAAGATGGACGGTACGCAAAGACAATTGAGCAAGGGTGTCCCCAGGGGCTTAATTGGGGTCGCGTTATTAAAGGTTACCATGACCGGAATCGGCGGAGAGCGTCGTTGAAACGTAGGCTCAGGCCGGGCAGCAGAAGTACGAGCACGAAGTCcgtgtgaaaaaatattaactgaatCTGACTTGTGAAATTTTAGTCGTTAACATGTGTTGCAATGAAAACGTTACTAACATGTGTGGCAAAGACTCTACAGGTTTATTGGGGTATTTAAGGTATGCATGTCAGAACATGTCGGACCAtcgtcaaaataaatttttatatggtaaataggttattattttaaaaagatttttaaacaCACCATGTGATAACTGGTCGTCGATAATAACTTTTCTACAGCAGTGGaattaaacattgtttttacgGATAGATAGCGCACTAAGTATGTTTCAACGGGAACGGTGATATCGCGGCGTCGGTCGGTGAGGGTGAAGGAGCTGCAACAAGGAGGGGCTCAGCGgctcaacatttaaaactcTCATTTTCCATCTACcaaaaaagttaaacttatatttttcttttttcgtataccacatattttgtattttcccTCACCAGAATTAATgttgtatagttataaatagtttCATTAAATTTCCATGACAATGAACGAATTATTACAgaatcaaaattgtataaataattttatttagtaaatatattttagtttaaattttttaaacattaatatttaacaattttaaattcatgtagacgataaaaagtattataatatattatattgtatccaAGACAATGTTCAATTCtgggatattaaattttttttcaactgtgAGAAACCCTCAGCGGCTTGTGAAACCCGTAGAGACAAGTATTTCACCCATAATTGACATAGCAATGAAGGTGAACAAAGTCAAACAGGACGACCTACAACCTTTGGAAGCGCTGAACAAACGCATGTCTCGTGCGTTTAAGATGATCAATcgattggaaaaaaatagaCACAGGGCAGAAGTGGCTCTGAGGTTGGAGATAATGGAGTTATTAGAGGATAGACGTTTGTTGATCGAACTGAGAAATGATCCACCGGTTTCAATTGGCACACAgacatattttgtgaaaaaaccATGCCGTGTTAGGTATGTATTACTTCTTGACAATAAGAAAATAGTTTGGGTAGATAGCAATGATGAGcattaacttgttaaaaagttaattttttttaacttttaaacttgactagtatgtaatttttgtttttaacttattaacttattcagctaaattttatattgttttaacttagctttttatagttaattatcattattttacagttaagttaatttaatttttttatgtatagatgtAACCTATAAGTTTGTAGTAACAATGTAGTACCTATgtactgtaaaaataattttaaatttaatgtttacacAGTGCTAAGCGTCTTGGTAAATGTTTGtacaaatcaaaatactaTTGCAATTTATGACatgaatattatgacttgaaaaaaaattaacttttttttaactgacttaagttaattttattttctatcttaacttttaatttatttagttaatttttttttttttttttgttaacttttaactGTAACTGAAGGCAATTTAATTGAAGAAATTTAACTAGCcacagttaattattttccttAACTTGCCCACCTTTGGTAGATAGGCATGTTAAGGTACACACAACAAagccaatttatttataaattatgtaatatttgtattttgtatgaatagtatatttagaaatttcaagtaatttcaattcaataaataaatttgtggtGCAAAAACTTTTCATCGGTGAAAATAAAGTCTTAACAATGTTGGTTTTTTTACTCAATTTGTGGACTGCATGAAATTAATTTcctaaattaaacaatacttttaaaactaaaaattaaatacctagatACTTGTTATCAAAATCAGTGGtagttttagaaatatttttttggtgtgTCAATAAGCCattgtttcaattttatttttaaaatgttcacacaatttaattattataaattactaggtACAGtccaataaaatgaatatttctttttaaaatttatttcaaaaatttatattgaccATTTGTAATTACtcagcatattttaatataaaacttattggTGTATTTAATAGGTTCGAAATACCAGGAGTGACTTGGGAAGAAGatacaataaatgaaatttggCAATAcccaaaaatgattatatcgtttataacaaaaatgtggGTAATTGTAAAGTTTATtgtgaaacatttaaaaaatccagTTATGTTACACAATATGGCcgcaaaaatatatgttggatttgaaaaaattatccatATAACAACGAAAATTGATATTCCAAATAACGAAACTACGATAAACTTCAGATTATTTCCACGGAATTCCACataagtattaaacatttaagaaaatgtaaattgaataaataattaagaacaTACTTCTTACATTGATTGAACGTTTTAACTAGAGGCGTTGTTAGTCTTTCAGTGGTATGTGGAAATAATAAAGCTTATACAGACAAAgaagttttaaatacaataatgatttttttaaacactattactttacagtttttaaagttgtgtagacaataaaaaatattattatatactagacTGTAAACACGACGATGTTCGACTtcaagatatttaattttttgttggcCCCAAGACaacttatataagtaataagtattttataaatctatgaCAGGCAAGTACTTAATCCTTCGTAACTTACATCTGTTTCTAATGTAGTTGGAGTGTTATGACTGAAAGCTGTAAGAAACGTTaaagaaaaatgattaatccactattttacataaatatccaTTTATCATGTGttgttttttactattttaaacaacTCAAGATTTTTCTCTGAATATGGTAATTTAGCTGAAAAGAGATCATCAATTTGATTGGAatgaactttattttttaaccataataGAATATGAACATGTATTAATCCTCTTTTTTTccattctattaaataaatcattgataTAACTTCACCaagaatattctatttaacCAATTTTGCTAACATCTTTTATCAGCAAATTTTCGAGGTTgtgttatattcaatttttccgTGACTgacgaattttaattttcaacagtAGATATTTCTGATTGGGTTTCATCAATATCTGTGGTTTACCCGTCATTGATATCATTTATTACTTAAGATGTAGGTTGCTTTGAAGACTCAATAgactacaaatatatattaaataacaagtattaataaccaattattattgttagtatatttcactattttagtataattatataacgcataataatataccccacgttaggtactatttataaaaacatattactgatataattaataaacaattattgtattattatttatctattttagatGATAAACACTGAGGACgagtggaaaaaaatattcagaacGAATTTTATACACGTTGGAATATTCCAAACTATGTCGGAGCAGTggacaaaaaacataatttaatctgGTGTCAGAAAAATACTAAATCTGAGTATTATAACTACAATTAATACTCattaagtgtaatattatatgctgtTGTCGATGCGAATTACTGTTTTCCTTGTATTGAAATTGGTACAAATGGTCGTGTAAACGATGTTAGGgttttttggaaattatatttttaattagcacTTAAAAATCCCACcaattgatgtatttttagCAGATAATGCATTTCCATTGAGAAATGATATGCTAAAATCTCATAccgaaattagatattataggtTAGGGTTCCAGCTTAAATGTTGATCGAAAGTGACGCTTAAGTATTTGGTTTTATACTCTCtgtttataattctattactAGATTGTGAGGTAGGTGGATGTATTTTTTGGGTTCATAGGCTTTTATACTAGAGATATTAGGTGAGGTCAGTAGCACAATTAGGGTGgtgaaaaaatgtgtatatcaCTCCCAAGTTAAAATTCAGCACCCcctgttttttataatatataacttttattattttattgaaataccatgaatgttatgttttcaaattaaaaaaatatttaactattttgtcataagtcatataatataattcattccATACACAGATATttccataatattgttagacGATTAACTATAAGGACGATGAGGTATACATTATGGAGAAATATATTGCTTACTagcaatttttagttaataggtCGCATCAAAAAGCACTATCTCTGTGGTGCATTCACATATTTAGCACCTCCTGTTTTAGAAGTCTAGTATGGTTGTCACCGTGaggttttaattgaatttgaaaagGTAATACAAacggttttattataatttaatgataaattattattagagaaCCATccgtttattttacttaaaggGTTTTCTGCTTTTTTAGTTAAAGAATACCAAGTATCACCAGCCACAGCTCATGTAGTGTCATCTGTATACGAATATAGATTCccttctatttttaaattagatgaTTCCATAACATATATAGCTAAAAAGTTAGtatcatgtaaaattaaaagttgagCAAAAATCACAATATGTCATTACATACAAcaatgtcaaatttaaataaaattctaaagttatcattattatctacgAGTtaggaaatttaaatttaaatttaatgataaaattttaacattaattcaaataaagcATTAATGAAATAGACGGGGAAAAAACTCAAATTTCAGTCCTActcttcataaaatattagaagttAAACAACAATCACAATACATAGAAGATATGTAAGAAATATCAAGCTTCGGTCTTGAACTTTAGGTTCAAAGTTTTAGCACACTGACGAATACCACAAACATTGTACATCAAACGTAAAAAAAGGCCAATAAAATGGGTAatcaagaattttttttatgtgaaaaaatTAGATCAGCATACAATAACTCCTAGACTATACGTCGTactcaaaaatttttatcaagggtaaaattatgatttaatagatTCCTCAAAGTCAAAcagttcattaaaaatattatactcgacTTCTTATTAAGTTCAGGGAACGTGTAAGGAAGAAAAGGCTAAATTTCTGGAAGAACAATGACTGGATTCTGCATCATAACAATGCACAATATACACAATGCTTTTTTGTATTAAGCGGTTTTTAGCCAATAGACGCATTCCGATATTCGAGCATCCTTCGTGTTCATTAGATTTAGggcaattaaatttttatatatttctaaaaataaaaactgattaGCAGGGGACTCATTTTCGATTCCTGAAATAGGTGAAGATAAAAGCGATGGACCCACTTAAGAGCTTGAAACCTGAAGAGTTACAACACTGCTTCGAACAATGGAATACATGAATATAACGGTGTTTAATTAAGGATGGAGAGTATACAGAAGGGATCACATTtaattatcgttattttaataataaatcacgtTTTAAATAGCTACAACTCGTATTAATCTACACTCGCAACGTCTTTCGGCCTGTGTTTAACTCTGTGATTTTCATAATAAGTTtaagtatgataaatattcGTCGTTATTTAACCGCAATGGCCAATGACAATTTAGTcacccataaaaaaaaaaaaaaaacatgatggTGTGCGTTAGACTTGCTCTTTgtgtggtaaaaaaaattgttcaaaagtCTCACCTCAATAGATATGTTATAAACCTTCAtggtatatagtttaatattataattattctgatAGAATATGACTTCCAAAATCAAAAAGTATGTGGCCTTGCATTGCTTGGTGAAACTTctaacctataatttattgagatatacttattttaacaacttttaaaaataaacaaaatacttcaTTGTTGCcaactttcaaattttataatgcaggaaaagaattttatattcattatatcactaataacacaaattattcCTATAGAAGTACTTGAGAACACCAATTTAGGAATATGAGTAATTAATAGGAAGATCGCAATCAGTTCCCAATATTTAACGGGATGTAACTATATTGTGATTGCATTATGCTTAATGTTCATAATTGAGCATAACGAAGGTAATTTATTTGAGCATTCTTATTCCTACCGAAATGATGCTTTTTAGTATtactttttagaaatttaaagcgtagtttgtgtaaaaaattagACATCCAAGATTAGTTagttccaataaaaaaaaccattaaagaaattatttttaacaaaagatatttataacCTGTGGGGTCGGTTATTAGAATAGACCCACAGAAACTTCTGCTTTTCATAAAAAGGGATTAAAAGGAAGTAGCGGAGGGCACCACTACTACCAACCATTGGCGAATTTTGCAGAAAAATTAACGGTAATGGAAGGATTTGACAAAAGCAGTCAACAGCATAGTTAGAATTCTGTAAACCCGAACTTATAAAGTTGattactaaaaatactaaaaaagataagatatttacttattttagcatttttaaatgttggtccgttacaaaaaatgtatctcAGGTTTTTCCCGCTGTAAAAAAAGGTTGGAAACCCAAGTCTAACGTGTTACCTACTAGCAAGTTCATATTTTAAGATGTGAATATGTGATCTActgtaattgtaattttatttgcagaatataacaaacatcatattttttttaaaaaaatgaaactaatatcttataaacaaATGGCGTTCATTCAACGCTTACAATCGTTGTTCCAGGAAAATCCACTTTATGAAAAACCTAACAATTATTGGGAACTTATTTACTAAGtaagaatattgtttatttatgctTTTGTATTTATCTTTGATATTGTAAGATATAAAAGCATTTAagagtttttgttttattataacaacaaaaaattacgTCGTCgcagaaactaaaaaaatt
Proteins encoded in this region:
- the LOC114129474 gene encoding uncharacterized protein LOC114129474, whose amino-acid sequence is MFNSGILNFFSTVRNPQRLVKPVETSISPIIDIAMKVNKVKQDDLQPLEALNKRMSRAFKMINRLEKNRHRAEVALRLEIMELLEDRRLLIELRNDPPVSIGTQTYFVKKPCRVRFEIPGVTWEEDTINEIWQYPKMIISFITKMWVIVKFIVKHLKNPVMLHNMAAKIYVGFEKIIHITTKIDIPNNETTINFRLFPRNST